In Paenibacillus hexagrammi, the following are encoded in one genomic region:
- a CDS encoding DUF4178 domain-containing protein, with the protein MSIFKRVSNIIRSQKQAPASAEPTNPLEDSRVGDIVNVDLEEYVISGKVVYFDRGFAPHRYAYYLQSGTNIQCLIVEKGRTFDCFICSFVEGALDDPNDVPSRLELDGDTVFELEHYRSDMTRTEGNTDFRSGDDVMFWRYFGPDKRFFFLQWQDGKFVAMEGERTPGNQIKFLKSTL; encoded by the coding sequence ATGTCAATATTTAAACGTGTGAGCAATATAATCCGCAGTCAAAAGCAAGCACCAGCCTCTGCTGAACCGACCAATCCCTTAGAAGATTCGCGTGTCGGGGATATCGTTAATGTAGACCTTGAAGAGTATGTGATTTCTGGAAAGGTTGTTTATTTTGACCGGGGATTTGCCCCCCACCGTTACGCATACTACTTGCAAAGCGGAACGAATATTCAATGTTTAATTGTAGAAAAAGGAAGAACGTTCGACTGCTTTATATGCAGTTTTGTGGAAGGCGCCTTAGACGATCCTAATGATGTTCCTTCCCGTTTAGAGCTTGATGGCGATACGGTTTTCGAATTAGAACATTACCGCAGTGATATGACACGCACAGAAGGTAATACAGATTTCCGCAGCGGTGACGATGTGATGTTTTGGCGATATTTCGGACCGGATAAAAGGTTTTTCTTCCTGCAGTGGCAGGATGGTAAATTTGTAGCTATGGAAGGCGAGCGGACACCGGGTAATCAAATAAAATTTTTAAAATCGACGCTATAA
- a CDS encoding DUF4247 domain-containing protein has translation MKKWSFWIAIVLTISLLTACGDAGSYVKNEYPLVSVDGKGSNLQKVYAVEGKTVPAVAAELAAQETPQEKSKESDDEMFLLYNDKIINIQKDPQASNNTLVEINTIQYAREHYDSSFLQGYLTASLLQSVFGGGWFNSHRDYDYRGYTRTPTYSAGGGSTAKPPVTDTTSDKKPTTSDRTGTFKTGTGNSSMNTGTAGSGSSSTTRKNDGSTPNKVTKPSVSKPSTTKRTGSFKRR, from the coding sequence ATGAAAAAATGGTCTTTTTGGATTGCCATTGTACTTACCATTTCCCTTTTGACTGCATGCGGAGACGCCGGAAGCTATGTGAAGAACGAATACCCTCTGGTCAGTGTGGACGGCAAGGGAAGCAATTTGCAAAAGGTCTACGCAGTAGAAGGCAAGACAGTTCCAGCTGTTGCAGCAGAACTGGCAGCACAGGAGACACCGCAAGAGAAAAGCAAGGAATCCGATGACGAGATGTTCTTGCTCTATAACGATAAGATTATCAATATTCAAAAGGATCCTCAGGCAAGTAATAATACACTTGTAGAAATCAATACGATTCAATATGCAAGAGAGCATTACGATTCCTCATTCTTGCAAGGATATTTAACCGCGAGCCTCCTGCAATCCGTTTTTGGCGGAGGTTGGTTTAATAGCCATAGAGACTATGATTATCGGGGTTACACTCGAACTCCAACCTACAGTGCAGGTGGTGGATCGACTGCCAAGCCTCCTGTCACGGATACGACAAGCGATAAAAAACCGACTACTTCTGACCGCACGGGGACGTTCAAAACCGGCACCGGTAACTCCAGTATGAATACAGGAACCGCTGGCAGCGGCAGCAGCTCAACGACAAGAAAAAACGATGGATCTACGCCGAACAAAGTAACCAAACCTTCGGTTAGCAAACCCAGCACTACGAAACGAACAGGATCCTTTAAAAGAAGATAG
- a CDS encoding Sec-independent protein translocase subunit TatA/TatB has translation MGALSPWHIILIAIVALLLFGPNKLPELGRGFGKMFREFKDATNGNNGNSSDEQLPRKEVNQAEITNSETGQVQK, from the coding sequence ATGGGTGCGTTATCACCATGGCACATCATATTGATTGCGATTGTCGCGCTTCTCTTGTTTGGGCCCAACAAGCTGCCTGAGCTAGGACGCGGTTTTGGTAAAATGTTTAGAGAATTCAAGGACGCTACGAACGGAAACAACGGCAACTCCTCAGACGAGCAGCTGCCACGTAAAGAAGTAAACCAAGCAGAAATCACCAATTCCGAAACAGGACAAGTTCAAAAGTAA
- a CDS encoding putative glycoside hydrolase → MDILLASLVMIWGNVTATNPDANFEQLVQASLDAKNAVVQTAAADGTNTLVPVNKVDPQKDAPKVKGIYSTAHSAGGSRLNTLVKLMDDTELNSMVIDVKDDWGYITWETGNPDLDAMGTTQKIIGDMPALMNTLKEHDIYPIGRIVVFKDTVLAKKHPELSYINPDGTLWGNSKTPPDSFVNPYMKEVWDYNIAVAKEAVKAGFKEIQFDYVRFPEGFEKRADILKYTRDERSRIDAVASFVKYAREQLEPLGVRVSVDIFGYAASVPAAEGIGQDFEKISENVNVICPMIYPSHYGNGWFGTKVPDAAPYATINGASVDTNKKLESLETQGLKPIVRPWIQDFTASWVPGHIKYGKHEVEEQIKALKDNGIDEFLLWNANNNYTPDVNY, encoded by the coding sequence ATGGATATTTTACTTGCTTCTTTAGTGATGATTTGGGGAAATGTTACGGCTACAAACCCCGACGCCAATTTTGAGCAGCTAGTTCAGGCATCCCTGGATGCCAAGAATGCTGTTGTGCAAACGGCTGCTGCAGATGGGACGAATACGCTGGTTCCTGTAAACAAGGTCGACCCGCAGAAGGACGCTCCTAAAGTGAAGGGAATTTACTCCACAGCGCATAGCGCAGGTGGAAGCCGTTTGAACACACTTGTAAAACTGATGGATGATACGGAGCTTAATTCCATGGTCATCGACGTGAAGGACGACTGGGGCTATATCACATGGGAGACCGGCAATCCGGACCTTGACGCCATGGGCACTACCCAGAAGATTATCGGCGACATGCCTGCGCTTATGAACACACTCAAGGAGCATGACATTTATCCGATCGGACGTATCGTGGTATTTAAGGATACGGTGCTAGCCAAGAAGCACCCAGAGCTATCGTACATAAACCCTGACGGTACGCTGTGGGGCAATAGCAAAACTCCACCTGACAGCTTTGTGAATCCATACATGAAGGAAGTATGGGACTACAACATTGCCGTGGCTAAGGAAGCTGTCAAAGCAGGCTTTAAAGAAATCCAGTTTGATTATGTCCGCTTTCCGGAAGGCTTTGAAAAAAGAGCCGATATTCTGAAATACACCAGAGACGAACGTAGCCGCATTGATGCCGTAGCTTCTTTTGTCAAATATGCTAGGGAGCAACTAGAGCCACTAGGTGTGCGTGTTTCCGTTGATATTTTCGGATATGCGGCATCAGTACCCGCAGCAGAAGGAATCGGGCAAGATTTTGAGAAAATTTCCGAGAATGTAAATGTGATTTGTCCCATGATTTACCCAAGCCATTACGGCAACGGCTGGTTTGGAACTAAAGTACCGGACGCTGCTCCTTATGCGACCATCAACGGAGCTTCAGTCGATACGAATAAGAAACTGGAAAGCCTCGAAACTCAGGGGTTAAAGCCTATCGTTAGACCTTGGATCCAAGACTTTACAGCGTCCTGGGTACCCGGCCATATTAAATACGGCAAGCATGAAGTCGAAGAACAAATCAAGGCTCTCAAAGACAACGGCATTGATGAATTCTTACTATGGAACGCCAATAACAACTATACACCTGACGTAAATTATTAA
- a CDS encoding Rossmann-fold NAD(P)-binding domain-containing protein — MKIIAITGMDLTYLQDHLPKDLQEKVSFQWFRETDEAIDFVEDADAIVTTGRMHPKITAKAAKLKWVQTLSAGVDKLPLKEFAERNIILTNARGYIPYK, encoded by the coding sequence ATGAAAATCATCGCCATCACAGGTATGGATCTCACGTATTTACAAGATCACCTGCCTAAGGATTTACAAGAAAAGGTTAGCTTCCAGTGGTTTAGGGAAACCGATGAAGCTATAGATTTCGTTGAAGACGCTGATGCTATTGTGACTACAGGGAGAATGCATCCCAAGATAACGGCTAAAGCAGCAAAGCTGAAATGGGTCCAAACCTTGTCGGCTGGTGTAGACAAGCTTCCACTGAAAGAATTTGCCGAGCGAAATATTATACTCACAAACGCCAGAGGGTACATACCGTACAAATGA
- a CDS encoding aminoacyl--tRNA ligase-related protein, translating to MSDMKQVVICKAVRETASSILQTMISYAEEILQLLELPYRVSCRGLQRRYGWKNYKQFDIETWMPSRGSYGETHSASNLLDFQARRSKIRYKDEEGQLHYPYTLNNTAVASPRILIPLLENHQREDGSIYVPEALRPYMRGITELR from the coding sequence ATGTCGGACATGAAGCAGGTGGTCATTTGTAAAGCGGTCAGGGAGACTGCGAGCTCAATACTGCAAACGATGATAAGCTATGCCGAGGAAATCTTACAGCTGCTGGAGCTTCCTTATCGAGTTAGTTGTAGAGGTTTGCAGCGGAGATATGGCTGGAAAAATTATAAGCAATTCGATATTGAAACGTGGATGCCGAGCCGAGGGAGCTACGGAGAGACACATTCTGCATCCAACCTGCTTGATTTTCAAGCAAGACGTAGCAAAATCCGCTATAAGGATGAAGAGGGACAGCTGCATTATCCTTATACGCTGAATAATACAGCTGTTGCTTCGCCACGCATCTTGATTCCACTTCTAGAGAATCACCAGAGGGAGGACGGCTCGATCTATGTGCCTGAGGCACTTCGACCCTATATGAGAGGAATAACGGAATTGCGTTAA
- the pfkA gene encoding 6-phosphofructokinase has product MSAVKSIAVLTSGGDSQGMNAAVRAVVRSALYHGLEVYAVQRGYHGLINDDIRKMDLRSVGDIIQRGGTILQTARCKEFMTLEGQQIGAENLRKRGIDGLVVIGGDGSYQGANKLSKLGIKTMGLPGTIDNDIPFTDFTIGFDTAVSIVVDAINKLRDTMTSHERSSVVEVMGRHCGEIALYAGLASGAETIIVPEVSYDIDEVANRMKDNFSHGKRHSIILVAEGAGTGEGIAKQITERNGIEPRVTVLGHIQRGGAPTHNDRILASRLGDFAVRKLMEGDSSKACGVIKGELVATDIDLVVNTKRPFNTELYELAQRLSQ; this is encoded by the coding sequence ATGTCAGCAGTAAAATCAATTGCAGTATTAACTAGCGGAGGCGATTCTCAAGGGATGAACGCAGCCGTGCGCGCCGTTGTTCGCAGTGCGCTCTATCACGGACTGGAGGTATACGCAGTTCAGCGCGGCTACCACGGGCTCATTAACGATGACATCCGTAAGATGGATCTTCGCAGTGTTGGAGATATCATCCAACGCGGAGGGACGATTCTTCAAACTGCCCGCTGCAAAGAATTCATGACACTGGAAGGGCAACAAATCGGAGCAGAAAACCTGCGCAAACGCGGGATTGATGGCCTTGTTGTCATTGGTGGCGACGGTTCTTACCAAGGTGCGAATAAATTAAGCAAGCTAGGCATTAAAACGATGGGTCTTCCCGGCACGATTGACAACGATATCCCATTCACGGATTTCACAATCGGTTTCGATACAGCTGTCAGCATTGTGGTAGATGCCATCAATAAGCTTCGCGATACGATGACTTCACACGAGCGTTCCTCGGTAGTTGAAGTTATGGGCCGTCATTGTGGAGAAATCGCTCTATATGCAGGTCTAGCCAGCGGGGCCGAAACAATTATCGTTCCGGAAGTGTCTTATGACATTGATGAAGTTGCCAACCGCATGAAGGACAACTTCTCCCATGGCAAGCGTCACAGTATCATCCTGGTAGCTGAAGGCGCTGGTACGGGTGAAGGAATCGCCAAGCAAATTACAGAGCGCAATGGCATTGAGCCTCGTGTAACGGTACTTGGCCATATTCAGCGGGGCGGTGCGCCTACGCACAATGACCGGATTCTGGCAAGCCGCCTGGGCGATTTTGCAGTACGTAAGCTGATGGAAGGTGACTCCTCCAAAGCCTGTGGGGTTATCAAAGGCGAGCTTGTAGCAACGGACATTGATCTTGTAGTCAACACCAAGCGTCCATTCAACACAGAGCTTTACGAGTTGGCTCAACGCTTGTCTCAATAA
- a CDS encoding multi antimicrobial extrusion protein MatE, translated as METAQLLFLPLGLSATLVTLSHVIINSTLARADNPEVVIASYALPLSLLGLTEKPVVLLRQTCSALVRDRISFRAMGAVSAYVFASIILIGLILCYTSIGKWVFIYLFGVERELLFPIIDVYRILMFVSIFSGLRCLFHGIIIFNMRTKWLTIGMGIRLLAMYLLSLYFIMTDNVTSGKVGAVIFLVGMIIEAIVSIWEGTALLKKVIPEKAEGHAIETKRQIFTFYRPLLYSSCIAVIIGPAINAMLGKTVNIHLAISSFAIAGSLCQLVMSFFSYIHQIVLNFYKKDPQTVFRFSLMLSFIPASLIAILGYTPLGPLFMQHVMGVNDELLHASLGTLRIFMLMTLAFPWLDYGNGILMLRGQTKVMVASQSANAAMTICTLILSIWLTPGWNGMIGAFAQSSGTVAELLVVMYILRKTAASSQGLGFEKNF; from the coding sequence ATGGAAACAGCTCAGCTTCTTTTTTTGCCATTAGGTTTATCTGCAACATTAGTTACCCTATCCCACGTTATTATTAACAGCACACTGGCCCGGGCGGATAACCCTGAAGTCGTGATCGCCAGCTACGCCCTGCCCCTGAGCCTGCTCGGTCTAACCGAGAAGCCGGTTGTTCTTCTGCGGCAGACCTGCTCGGCTTTAGTACGTGACCGGATATCGTTCCGCGCCATGGGCGCAGTGAGCGCTTATGTGTTCGCCAGCATCATCTTAATCGGATTGATACTTTGCTATACATCCATCGGGAAATGGGTGTTTATTTATTTATTCGGTGTCGAGCGTGAGCTGCTGTTTCCCATTATTGACGTTTATAGGATTCTCATGTTTGTAAGCATTTTTTCTGGGTTGAGATGTCTGTTTCATGGCATTATCATCTTCAATATGCGAACGAAATGGCTAACGATCGGTATGGGAATTCGGCTTCTCGCCATGTACTTGCTGTCACTATATTTCATTATGACCGATAATGTGACAAGCGGTAAGGTCGGAGCCGTTATTTTTTTAGTCGGCATGATCATCGAGGCTATAGTCAGCATATGGGAAGGCACCGCGCTCCTAAAAAAGGTCATACCAGAAAAGGCTGAAGGCCATGCTATTGAAACAAAAAGGCAAATTTTCACCTTCTATAGACCGCTGCTGTACTCTTCATGCATAGCCGTCATCATCGGTCCTGCAATTAATGCGATGCTTGGTAAGACCGTCAATATTCACCTGGCTATTTCTTCCTTCGCAATCGCGGGCAGCTTATGTCAGCTGGTTATGAGTTTTTTTTCCTATATCCATCAAATCGTTTTGAATTTTTATAAAAAGGACCCGCAAACCGTATTCCGCTTCTCGCTCATGCTAAGCTTTATTCCTGCTTCATTAATTGCGATACTTGGCTATACGCCGCTAGGACCGCTTTTTATGCAGCATGTCATGGGCGTAAACGACGAGCTACTTCATGCAAGTCTTGGCACACTTCGAATTTTCATGCTAATGACCCTTGCATTTCCGTGGCTGGATTATGGCAATGGCATCCTCATGCTTCGAGGACAGACGAAGGTTATGGTCGCCTCTCAGTCTGCCAATGCAGCCATGACCATATGTACGCTCATCTTGTCCATTTGGTTAACACCCGGATGGAACGGAATGATTGGCGCATTCGCCCAGTCCTCCGGTACCGTTGCAGAGCTTCTTGTCGTCATGTATATCCTCCGAAAAACGGCGGCGTCATCCCAAGGACTTGGGTTTGAAAAAAATTTTTAA
- a CDS encoding MFS transporter: MNTSISMKSQDMLLKLFTFSFFMTMGIVVTFFPLYFDYKGYSKLQIGLLYSIGPLIGIATNLLWGFMSDKYQTVKKIMIILIVGQLIAAVFVFTSNWFTLLYICLAIFFFFQQPVNSLNDSQLMLHVQTSRTSYASFRVWGSIGFAFAAGFFGWLLKLFGSGLTPFLCFITISCSLILVFLLKDGRRSGKKMEFGGMVNIIRSRKFVWFLVLTVVMSVSHRFNDGFLALHMRQLGAPDSIIGYSWMASALSEIPVFFFLSKYGHKFKELPLLAFAGLAYTVRFFIMGMVEQPIWIIAIQLLHSITFGIFLFTAIRYMQQIVPDEYRASGQAIFAATWSSVAGLISGTLGGWIFDVWGGSMLYFTGASLSFLSAIGFLATHLFQSDDSLPGGKLKSQPSIRK; encoded by the coding sequence ATGAATACGTCTATATCTATGAAATCCCAGGATATGCTGCTCAAATTGTTCACGTTTTCATTCTTCATGACGATGGGAATCGTGGTGACCTTTTTCCCGTTATATTTTGATTATAAAGGCTACAGTAAGCTGCAAATCGGCCTGCTCTATTCAATCGGCCCTTTAATCGGGATCGCTACGAATTTGCTTTGGGGATTTATGAGTGATAAATACCAGACCGTGAAGAAGATCATGATCATTTTGATTGTAGGCCAGCTCATTGCTGCTGTATTCGTCTTTACGTCCAACTGGTTTACACTCTTGTACATCTGTTTAGCTATCTTCTTCTTCTTCCAGCAGCCCGTAAATTCGCTCAATGACAGTCAGCTTATGCTCCATGTCCAGACAAGCCGAACTAGCTACGCATCTTTTCGGGTTTGGGGTTCCATCGGCTTTGCATTCGCTGCTGGTTTTTTCGGTTGGCTGCTCAAGCTGTTCGGTTCAGGATTAACCCCGTTCCTGTGCTTTATAACAATTAGCTGCTCCCTCATTCTCGTTTTTTTACTCAAGGATGGTCGGCGAAGCGGCAAGAAGATGGAATTCGGAGGAATGGTGAACATCATCCGTTCCCGCAAATTCGTTTGGTTTCTGGTTCTGACCGTCGTTATGTCCGTTTCGCATCGGTTTAATGACGGCTTCTTGGCCCTGCATATGCGGCAGCTAGGCGCTCCCGATTCGATCATCGGATATTCCTGGATGGCATCTGCGCTTAGTGAAATTCCTGTATTCTTCTTCTTGAGTAAGTACGGGCACAAATTCAAAGAATTACCCCTTCTCGCTTTCGCGGGATTGGCTTATACCGTGCGATTTTTCATAATGGGCATGGTAGAGCAGCCTATATGGATTATCGCCATTCAATTGCTACACAGCATCACTTTTGGGATCTTTCTTTTTACTGCTATCCGATACATGCAGCAAATCGTCCCTGATGAATACCGGGCATCCGGTCAAGCTATTTTTGCAGCAACTTGGTCAAGTGTAGCCGGTTTGATCAGCGGAACATTGGGAGGCTGGATCTTTGATGTGTGGGGCGGTAGTATGCTCTACTTTACAGGTGCAAGTCTATCTTTTTTATCTGCGATTGGTTTCCTGGCAACACATCTTTTCCAGAGCGATGACTCTCTCCCCGGAGGCAAGCTGAAATCACAACCAAGTATAAGAAAGTGA
- a CDS encoding ABC transporter ATP-binding protein produces the protein MLAVERLSHSFRNGAEETAVLHDLNFRVEKGEMVALLGSSGSGKSTLLNLMAGLMKPTQGSILIAGHPIEKMNENRLAEFRRTHIGFIFQSYELIPHLTVRENVELPLVFQSVNAKDRKDRAMKLLHQVGIGEKSELFPSQLSGGQQQRVSIARSLITNPAIVFADEPTGNLDTKTETEIIDLLIHLNRHSGITFVIVTHEHEVASRTQRILQLRDGYMLENSQEGAAG, from the coding sequence TTGTTAGCCGTTGAACGGTTATCTCACAGCTTCCGCAACGGTGCGGAAGAAACTGCCGTTCTCCACGACCTTAACTTCCGGGTGGAGAAAGGTGAAATGGTCGCGCTGCTCGGCAGCTCAGGATCAGGCAAGTCCACGCTGCTTAATCTAATGGCGGGACTGATGAAGCCCACACAAGGCAGCATCTTGATTGCCGGCCATCCTATTGAAAAAATGAATGAAAATCGATTAGCGGAATTTCGCAGGACGCATATCGGCTTCATCTTTCAATCGTATGAACTGATTCCCCATTTAACCGTTAGAGAAAATGTGGAACTCCCGCTCGTTTTTCAAAGTGTAAACGCTAAAGACAGAAAAGACCGCGCCATGAAGCTACTCCATCAAGTGGGGATCGGCGAGAAATCGGAATTGTTTCCCTCTCAATTGTCCGGTGGTCAACAACAACGCGTCAGCATCGCACGTTCTTTAATTACGAATCCCGCAATTGTCTTCGCCGATGAGCCAACCGGGAATTTGGACACAAAGACAGAAACGGAAATCATCGATCTGCTCATTCATCTCAACCGTCATTCCGGAATCACCTTTGTCATTGTTACTCACGAGCATGAAGTCGCATCCCGCACGCAGCGCATCCTTCAACTGAGAGACGGATATATGCTTGAAAACAGTCAGGAAGGTGCCGCCGGATGA
- a CDS encoding ABC transporter permease — MKMKDYIRLGWDQLQRRKVVTMLCAVGIAIGSASIMVALAFGESIQHYSQQQMSYYLKTDEITIMDSSGDPSGQAKVTEPKLALIRTFPHVKAVASFQELPPFEFTVDNGRLGNLQLIATELDTLEAFDSTFQQGGPSGQENSIILSYGATLGIMDEKTLKIRDQLTRQRPTKETMDTLDKMNAIPYPLYQKQLILKPVTMRGPADNADDTASQKVEIPIRVAGVLKKPEGLPDYMISGNKRAYVSPDMGRRMLEMMNQATGNTAVYSEVKVKVDSSTNVKQVEDLIKKLHLQTQSNLYQEDRMKGEFVIVRLLLTGVGLFVLFVASISIVVAMTMSTHQRRRQIGIMKVLGANLKQIRNMFIVESSLLGMLGGLAGIVLTYWVIWGINLIIIKFDGSNSSGREAQILFISLWILPVGMFFAILTGVLSGLYPAVKASRTDALTAIKRE; from the coding sequence ATGAAAATGAAGGATTACATTCGCCTTGGCTGGGACCAGCTTCAGCGTCGAAAGGTCGTCACTATGCTCTGCGCCGTCGGGATCGCCATTGGTTCAGCGTCCATTATGGTCGCACTTGCCTTTGGGGAGTCCATCCAGCACTACAGTCAGCAGCAGATGAGCTACTATTTGAAAACTGACGAAATCACAATCATGGATTCATCGGGTGACCCCAGCGGACAAGCAAAAGTGACAGAGCCAAAGCTCGCTCTTATCCGAACATTTCCTCATGTCAAAGCTGTAGCAAGCTTTCAGGAGCTCCCTCCTTTCGAATTTACCGTCGACAACGGCAGACTAGGCAATCTGCAACTAATAGCAACGGAACTGGATACACTGGAAGCGTTCGATTCCACCTTTCAACAAGGAGGTCCATCTGGGCAAGAGAACAGCATTATTTTGAGCTACGGTGCTACACTCGGCATCATGGATGAAAAAACACTCAAGATACGCGACCAATTAACGAGACAGCGGCCAACGAAAGAAACGATGGATACGTTAGATAAAATGAATGCCATCCCTTATCCTTTGTATCAAAAGCAGCTTATTCTTAAACCGGTCACGATGCGTGGACCCGCAGATAACGCGGATGACACTGCTTCGCAAAAGGTCGAAATCCCCATACGAGTGGCGGGAGTATTGAAGAAGCCGGAAGGACTGCCTGACTATATGATCTCGGGAAATAAGCGTGCTTATGTTTCTCCCGACATGGGACGCCGAATGCTGGAAATGATGAACCAGGCCACCGGGAATACGGCTGTGTACTCCGAGGTCAAAGTAAAAGTAGACAGCAGCACAAACGTCAAGCAAGTCGAAGACCTGATTAAGAAGCTCCATCTGCAGACGCAATCGAACTTATATCAAGAAGATCGCATGAAGGGTGAATTTGTCATTGTCCGCTTACTATTAACTGGCGTAGGACTATTTGTGCTGTTCGTAGCCTCGATATCCATTGTTGTCGCGATGACCATGTCAACACATCAGAGAAGGCGGCAAATCGGCATTATGAAGGTGTTAGGTGCGAATTTAAAGCAAATCCGTAACATGTTCATTGTCGAGTCCTCCCTGCTAGGTATGCTTGGCGGTCTCGCAGGCATCGTCCTCACTTACTGGGTGATATGGGGCATTAATTTGATCATCATCAAATTCGATGGCAGCAATTCTTCGGGCAGAGAGGCGCAAATTTTATTTATCAGCCTTTGGATCCTGCCTGTCGGCATGTTCTTTGCCATATTAACCGGCGTCTTATCCGGTCTATATCCGGCTGTAAAAGCCTCCCGAACGGATGCGCTGACCGCCATTAAACGAGAATAG
- a CDS encoding efflux RND transporter periplasmic adaptor subunit — protein sequence MKKKKIWVPLISAVVLCGISSALYIFSHPKGIHEQSPDQAGNPSQLEFKVTKEDLVSSVEVNGKSSYEKETRIYAPFTGEIKSWHVSEGSQVKKGEPMFELDALPLLSEISDLQMSMKKQQLEADLADFKAGADSYGDTSSGAGSISESEARQRYADSEGRKLQEQLSAINLDSAELQLKKKQEKVKQAAFLAPDDGIFLFDDSTKIPQSVEESVRIGKIVDLTKLQLVCTVGEYDVFRIKPDMPVEVKVDALKQMKLQGKVEKVSKFAKSGTDQGSASAQFEVTISLEPNDQLIAGLSLSGTIETEKKTGAIVVPTLAIQQEKDSYYVMVKTEQGIERRDIEMGLETPEKTEVLKGLSEGDTVVLQ from the coding sequence ATGAAGAAAAAGAAAATCTGGGTACCGCTGATATCAGCCGTTGTTCTATGCGGGATCAGCAGTGCCTTATACATATTCAGCCACCCTAAGGGGATCCATGAGCAATCACCCGATCAAGCAGGTAATCCATCGCAGCTAGAATTCAAAGTTACGAAAGAGGATTTGGTTAGCAGTGTAGAGGTGAACGGCAAATCCTCCTACGAAAAAGAAACAAGAATTTATGCTCCTTTTACAGGAGAAATTAAATCCTGGCACGTATCGGAGGGCTCCCAAGTCAAAAAAGGTGAGCCTATGTTTGAATTGGATGCTCTACCACTGCTGAGTGAAATCTCGGATCTGCAAATGAGCATGAAGAAACAGCAGTTGGAAGCAGATCTAGCTGATTTTAAAGCCGGAGCGGATTCCTACGGCGACACTTCTTCGGGAGCAGGCTCCATTAGCGAATCCGAAGCAAGACAGCGCTACGCAGATTCTGAGGGGCGCAAGCTGCAAGAGCAGCTCAGCGCGATCAATCTGGATTCCGCGGAGCTCCAGCTAAAGAAGAAGCAAGAAAAGGTGAAGCAAGCGGCCTTCCTAGCTCCGGATGACGGCATCTTCCTATTTGACGATTCCACGAAAATTCCGCAATCCGTGGAAGAAAGCGTCCGCATTGGAAAGATTGTGGATCTTACCAAGCTTCAGCTCGTATGCACCGTCGGCGAATATGACGTGTTCCGAATCAAGCCTGACATGCCTGTTGAAGTGAAGGTGGATGCGCTCAAGCAAATGAAGCTGCAAGGTAAGGTCGAGAAGGTCTCCAAATTTGCCAAATCCGGAACGGATCAAGGGTCCGCCTCCGCTCAATTTGAAGTCACCATTTCTCTGGAGCCCAACGATCAGCTAATCGCAGGTCTCAGCTTATCCGGCACCATCGAAACTGAGAAAAAAACCGGAGCTATCGTCGTTCCCACACTGGCTATCCAGCAGGAAAAGGACAGCTACTATGTCATGGTAAAAACTGAACAAGGCATAGAAAGACGGGATATTGAGATGGGACTTGAGACTCCAGAGAAGACAGAGGTACTCAAAGGATTAAGCGAGGGAGATACGGTTGTGCTGCAGTAG
- a CDS encoding cold shock domain-containing protein, whose protein sequence is MKGTVKWFNAEKGYGFIQVDGGDDVFVHFSAIQGEGFKTLEEGQEVEFDITQGNRGPQAANVTKL, encoded by the coding sequence TTGAAAGGTACAGTAAAATGGTTTAACGCAGAAAAAGGTTACGGATTCATTCAAGTTGATGGTGGAGACGATGTATTCGTTCACTTCTCCGCAATCCAAGGCGAAGGATTCAAAACTCTAGAAGAAGGCCAAGAAGTTGAGTTCGATATCACTCAAGGTAACCGCGGCCCTCAAGCAGCTAACGTCACCAAATTATAA